The following coding sequences lie in one Alloacidobacterium dinghuense genomic window:
- the rpsU gene encoding 30S ribosomal protein S21 encodes MAEVRVQEGEPLENALRRFKRKVQQEDIIKEVKRHSFYLKPGEKRRVKEALARKRNRKKARKEQD; translated from the coding sequence TTGGCAGAGGTTCGTGTGCAGGAAGGCGAGCCGCTGGAAAATGCGTTGCGCCGGTTTAAGCGGAAGGTACAGCAGGAAGACATCATCAAGGAAGTGAAGCGTCATTCCTTTTACCTGAAGCCCGGTGAAAAGCGCCGTGTGAAAGAGGCGTTGGCACGCAAGCGGAATCGCAAAAAGGCTCGTAAAGAGCAGGATTAA
- a CDS encoding zinc-ribbon domain containing protein, producing MEFVDKILKCVDCGNEFVFTAGEQLFFHDKQFRNDPKRCKLCKAKRASGGSAVRAETRTTCSECGHETTVPFKPTQGRPVLCRECFQRKRIVPVAAQQPPATL from the coding sequence ATGGAGTTCGTCGACAAGATTCTCAAATGTGTGGATTGCGGGAATGAATTTGTATTCACCGCGGGGGAACAGCTTTTCTTTCACGACAAGCAATTCCGGAACGATCCCAAACGGTGCAAGCTGTGCAAAGCAAAGCGTGCATCCGGGGGATCCGCCGTACGCGCCGAAACCCGTACAACTTGCTCGGAGTGCGGTCACGAAACGACCGTACCGTTCAAGCCAACGCAGGGGCGCCCGGTATTGTGCCGTGAATGCTTTCAGCGAAAAAGGATTGTGCCGGTTGCCGCGCAGCAACCGCCGGCTACTCTCTAA